From the Finegoldia magna ATCC 29328 genome, the window ATCGTTGTGAATACTTGCTTCCATTTTTAATTGACAATGTGTGAAAAGTTATATTATCAGGTTGTAGTCGACTTAAAATTTCGAGATTTTTTTTAGTATTATTCACATCATCATACAATAATCCTAGTATAAAATCCATATTTATCACAAATCCCAAGTCTTTAGCCTGAGTGTACAAATCAATCAAATTTTCATTATTTTGAATTCTTCCCATAGCTTTCAGCGCTTTCTCGTTAAAAGTTTGTGGATTCAAGCTAATTCTTGTGACGTTGTACTTTCTCAACAATTTTAGCTTATCAAAGTCCAAGCTATCTTCTCGTCCCGCTTCAAATGTGTATTCAAGTAAGTTTTCTGACACAAAACATTCTTCAATTGCTTTCAATAATTTTTCAAGCATTGTGTAATCCAAACTTGTCGGAGTTCCACCTCCAACATAAATTGTTTTGATTTTGTACTTGTCGATGCTTTTCGAAGCTTCTGTTATTTCTTTTAATAGATAACCCAAGTATTCTTCTCTTCTGTCGTTATTTTTGTAAACAATAGTCGGAAAAGAACAATAATCACATCTACTTGGACAAAACGGAATATTGATGTAGATGTTGTAATTTTTCTCATCAAAGTCTATGCTAGATTGAACTTTGTCGATATCTCGAAGTAATTTCAAATTCTCATCATTAATCAAATACATTTGTTTTAATTCTTCGTCTGTGTGATTTCTCAAAATCTTTGAAGGCTTGGTTCCCGTTAATATTCCCCAATCATTTGTATAATTGTATTTTTTCGAAAATATCGTATACAGTATTTTTTTTAATTCTAATCTGGTTGTAAATGGATATGTTATATCTTTTTTCACGTAATCTTTGCCTATCACAAAATCACATTCTCCAAATTCTAGATTTTGTTTCAAATCAAATATCGTAAAAATATCGATACACTCTTTTTGATATCTTTTGTCTTCTAATTGTATTTTCATATGTTTAAAATAAATAATCCGGCATTTCTTTTATTAAAATGCCGGGTTTTGTTTTATAAATCGTCTTCTATTATCGCTGATTTTGAATATGCTGATGGTTTTGCTTCGAAGAAGTCTGTCTTAATTTTGTTTGGATCAGAATATTCGCTCACCCATTTCATTGAAGGAATTTCTCTTTCATAACCTGGATAGATAACCCCAAAACCAAGTCCTGTAGATCTCAAATTACCCAAATATTTGATGTAATCTTCAACCATTTTGATGGACAATCCTTGGATTTTTTCACCAATAACATATTTCGCCCATTCTATTTCAGCTTCTGCACCTTGTTTTATCATTTCTTTGTATTGTGCATTTTTTTCTTCAGTAAACAATTCTGGACGTTCTTTTTTCAAATCCAAAATCATAGATCTGAACAACCACAAGTGAGTATTTTCATCTCTATTGATATATCTGATTTCTTGAACAGTTCCTGGCATTTTACCCATTCTTCCCAAGTTATAGAAGAACATAAATCCAGAATAGAAGTAAATTCCTTCCAAGATATAGTTTGCGATAAGAGCTTTCATGAAGTTTCGTTCGCTTTTCTTTTCAAAAAAGTCGTTGTATTGATCTCCGATGAATCTGTTTCTTTCTAACAAAAATTCGTCATCTTTCCATTGGTACAAAATGTCCGTTCTTTCTTCTGGAGAACAAATAGTATCCAAAATATAGCTGTAAGATTGAGAGTGAATTGATTCTTGGAATGCTTGGATGGATAAGCACAAGTTTATTTCATTAGCAGTAATGTATGCTTCCAAGTTTGGAAGTTGTGCAGTTTGCAAACTATCCAAGTAAATCAAGAAAGATAAAATTTTATCGTAAGCAATCTTTTCGTCTTCTGATAAATTTCTGTAATCCTTGATATCTTGATTTAAGTTGATTTCTTCTGGAATCCAGAAGTTGTTCATAGCTTGTCTGTACCATTCACTTGTCCAAGAATATTTTATGTTGTTAAAATCGTTCAAATTAGTAGTGTTGCCATTAATAATTTTTCTCTTTGATAATTCAATATCTCCGTGTTCATTAAATAAACCACGTTTTTGTAATTCGTCCATAACTCCTCCTTGATTTTTCATACTTCTATTATATTCTATTTAAGAAAAAATCGATAGCCTCGATATATCCTTCTGCACCTTTTCCTTTTATAACTTTTTTAGCAAAGAGTGACACGTAAGAAAATTTTCGAAAAATTTCTCTCTCGTCAACATCTGACAAATGCACCTCAACAGTGTCAATATTCACAGCTTTCAATGCATCCAAAATCGCAACAGAAGTGTGCGTGTATGCGGCGGGATTGATGATTATTCCATCCGCTTTTTTGTAAGCACTTTGAATAATATCCACGATTTCTCCCTCATGATTTGATTGATAAAACTCTACATCAATATTATTTTTTATGCAGTATAATTTTATCTTGGATTCAATGTCTTGTAGTGTCAACTTTCCGTAAATTTCAGGCTCTCTTATGCCTAGCATATTCAAATTTGGTCCATTAATAATAAATAGTTTCATTGAAATCCTCCACGATTAATTTGGCAGTTGTTTTTGCATTGTAATTGTTGAAATATTTGTCGCTAAATCTTCGGTACAAATA encodes:
- a CDS encoding coproporphyrinogen III oxidase; the encoded protein is MKIQLEDKRYQKECIDIFTIFDLKQNLEFGECDFVIGKDYVKKDITYPFTTRLELKKILYTIFSKKYNYTNDWGILTGTKPSKILRNHTDEELKQMYLINDENLKLLRDIDKVQSSIDFDEKNYNIYINIPFCPSRCDYCSFPTIVYKNNDRREEYLGYLLKEITEASKSIDKYKIKTIYVGGGTPTSLDYTMLEKLLKAIEECFVSENLLEYTFEAGREDSLDFDKLKLLRKYNVTRISLNPQTFNEKALKAMGRIQNNENLIDLYTQAKDLGFVINMDFILGLLYDDVNNTKKNLEILSRLQPDNITFHTLSIKNGSKYSQRYDKENFEENIAEKQMQLVKKWTSQNNYSPYYLYRQKNILNNMENIGYCKEIPSRYNIVINEELESIIGFGMTANSKIIKDGIIKYTNYKNLRDYSEKLDEIIKRKVEIING
- a CDS encoding ribonucleotide-diphosphate reductase subunit beta, which produces MDELQKRGLFNEHGDIELSKRKIINGNTTNLNDFNNIKYSWTSEWYRQAMNNFWIPEEINLNQDIKDYRNLSEDEKIAYDKILSFLIYLDSLQTAQLPNLEAYITANEINLCLSIQAFQESIHSQSYSYILDTICSPEERTDILYQWKDDEFLLERNRFIGDQYNDFFEKKSERNFMKALIANYILEGIYFYSGFMFFYNLGRMGKMPGTVQEIRYINRDENTHLWLFRSMILDLKKERPELFTEEKNAQYKEMIKQGAEAEIEWAKYVIGEKIQGLSIKMVEDYIKYLGNLRSTGLGFGVIYPGYEREIPSMKWVSEYSDPNKIKTDFFEAKPSAYSKSAIIEDDL
- the aroQ gene encoding type II 3-dehydroquinate dehydratase, with the protein product MKLFIINGPNLNMLGIREPEIYGKLTLQDIESKIKLYCIKNNIDVEFYQSNHEGEIVDIIQSAYKKADGIIINPAAYTHTSVAILDALKAVNIDTVEVHLSDVDEREIFRKFSYVSLFAKKVIKGKGAEGYIEAIDFFLNRI